A genomic segment from Amycolatopsis camponoti encodes:
- a CDS encoding epoxide hydrolase family protein, giving the protein MPRPTSDVRVFEARATDADLDDLRARLAAARLPEAETVPPARRWDQGVPLADLVELVDYWRTGYDWRSFEERLDRIGQFRTTIDDLGIHFLHRRSPRADATPLLLTHGWPGSVAEFVDVVDELADPEDADAPAFHVVAPSLPGFGHSDKPATTGWGTEKIAAAWVELMGRLGYDEFAAHGGDWGGNITTVLGGRFPAHVLGIHTTFAEGPPGLTTDGLTPAEREWTEETREFWHHRAAYAKQQATRPQTIGYSLVDSPVGLLAWILDKFAEWSDTEDSPFETISRDRVLDDVTLYWLTRTGASAARIYYESHNSLDPELRVDVPAAITMYPRDIEKCPRPWAQERYRQIVRWRSPETGGHFPSLEVPGYFVRDLREGLAAVLAAGR; this is encoded by the coding sequence ATGCCCCGTCCCACCAGCGACGTCCGGGTGTTCGAAGCCCGCGCGACCGACGCCGACCTCGACGACCTGCGCGCGCGACTGGCCGCGGCGCGGCTGCCGGAAGCCGAGACGGTGCCTCCCGCCCGCCGGTGGGACCAGGGCGTTCCGCTCGCCGACCTCGTCGAGCTCGTGGACTACTGGCGCACCGGGTACGACTGGCGGTCGTTCGAAGAGCGCCTCGACCGCATCGGCCAGTTCCGCACGACCATCGACGACCTGGGCATCCACTTCCTGCACCGCCGGTCCCCGCGCGCGGACGCCACTCCGCTGCTCCTGACGCACGGCTGGCCGGGCAGCGTCGCCGAGTTCGTCGACGTCGTGGACGAGCTGGCGGATCCGGAAGACGCGGACGCGCCGGCGTTCCACGTCGTGGCCCCGTCGCTGCCCGGCTTCGGTCACAGCGACAAGCCGGCCACCACCGGGTGGGGAACCGAGAAGATCGCGGCCGCCTGGGTGGAATTGATGGGCCGGCTCGGCTACGACGAATTCGCGGCCCACGGCGGCGACTGGGGAGGCAACATCACCACGGTCCTCGGCGGCCGCTTCCCGGCGCACGTCCTCGGCATCCACACGACGTTCGCGGAGGGACCGCCCGGGCTGACGACGGACGGGCTGACGCCGGCCGAGCGCGAGTGGACCGAGGAAACCCGCGAGTTCTGGCACCACCGTGCGGCGTACGCGAAGCAGCAGGCGACCCGGCCGCAGACCATCGGCTACTCGCTCGTCGACTCGCCGGTCGGGCTGCTCGCCTGGATCCTCGACAAGTTCGCCGAATGGTCGGACACCGAAGACAGCCCGTTCGAGACGATTTCCCGCGACCGCGTTCTCGACGACGTGACCCTGTATTGGCTGACGCGAACCGGCGCGTCGGCGGCCCGCATCTACTACGAAAGCCACAATTCGCTCGACCCCGAACTCCGGGTCGACGTCCCGGCGGCGATCACCATGTATCCCCGCGACATCGAGAAGTGCCCGCGCCCCTGGGCCCAGGAACGCTACCGGCAGATCGTCCGGTGGCGGTCACCGGAAACCGGGGGACATTTCCCCTCGCTGGAGGTGCCGGGGTATTTCGTCCGGGATCTGCGGGAAGGCCTCGCGGCGGTATTGGCCGCCGGCCGGTGA
- a CDS encoding CGNR zinc finger domain-containing protein, with protein MPAEFPDFRLGTVLATSFTATLTERRGDAVERIPTPRRLVDWLVVSGLAVDSCTDAQLDLARELRESIHAAATAAATQDALPASAVRVVNDRSVQGRAAAVLTAEGARRWRLSSPSCVEDALGVIAADAIGILAGERDGRLALCASPTCRAAFFDTSQSRTRRWCDMNTCGNRQKKARFNANQRKNPA; from the coding sequence ATGCCCGCTGAGTTCCCCGACTTCCGCCTCGGCACCGTGCTGGCGACCAGCTTCACGGCGACCTTGACGGAGCGCCGTGGCGACGCCGTGGAGCGCATTCCCACGCCGCGGCGGCTCGTCGACTGGCTGGTGGTGAGCGGCCTCGCCGTGGACTCGTGCACCGATGCCCAGCTCGATCTCGCCCGGGAACTGCGGGAGTCGATCCACGCCGCCGCGACGGCGGCCGCGACCCAGGACGCGCTCCCCGCGTCCGCCGTCCGGGTCGTCAACGACCGCAGTGTTCAGGGCCGCGCCGCGGCCGTCCTGACGGCCGAGGGTGCTCGGCGATGGCGGCTCAGCTCGCCTTCCTGCGTCGAAGACGCGCTGGGCGTGATCGCGGCCGACGCGATCGGCATCCTCGCCGGCGAACGGGACGGAAGGCTGGCCTTGTGCGCGTCGCCGACCTGCCGAGCCGCTTTCTTCGACACCAGCCAGAGCCGCACCCGCCGGTGGTGCGACATGAACACGTGCGGGAACCGGCAGAAGAAGGCGCGCTTCAACGCCAACCAGCGCAAGAATCCCGCCTGA